The Xenopus laevis strain J_2021 chromosome 7S, Xenopus_laevis_v10.1, whole genome shotgun sequence genome includes a window with the following:
- the hes5.4.S gene encoding transcription factor HES-5: MASTHIALDCSRENPKSKTSLRQIRKPVVEKMRRDRINSSIKQLRMLLEKEFQRHQPNSKLEKADILEMTVNYLKEHQLQMNAAAFARKRPFQDYNQGFSRCLEETLQFLSLSEKQKEANWKLMQHFNRTVPAESDLPQGAPSCKHSSSNTAAMIWRPW; this comes from the exons ATGGCTTCTACCCACATTGCCCTGGATTGCAGCAGGGAGAATCCAAAATCAAAAACTTCACTTAGG CAAATAAGAAAGCCAGTGGTGGAGAAGATGAGACGGGACCGGATAAACAGCAGCATCAAGCAGCTCCGAATGTTGTTGGAGAAGGAGTTTCAGAGGCACCAGCCAAACTCTAAACTGGAAAAAGCTGACATCCTTGAGATGACAGTCAACTACCTGAAAGAGCATCAGCTCCAAATGAATG CAGCTGCATTTGCTCGGAAAAGGCCATTCCAAGATTACAACCAAGGCTTCAGCAGATGTCTGGAAGAGACTCTTcagttcctctctctctctgaaaagCAAAAAGAGGCAAACTGGAAACTGATGCAGCATTTTAATAGAACTGTTCCAGCTGAGAGTGACTTGCCCCAAGGTGCCCCAAGCTGCAAACACTCCTCATCCAACACAGCAGCAATGATCTGGAGGCCCTGGTAA